In the genome of Sphaeramia orbicularis chromosome 13, fSphaOr1.1, whole genome shotgun sequence, one region contains:
- the LOC115431222 gene encoding suppressor protein SRP40-like, which translates to MESDDNEDLINSQGDSDTDSELEDRVDGVKSWLSKSKGSAKNLSDDGSLKSSRFAANVDAKEGKEWKEGKEWKEANKEGKEVESSRPVSVMSSLSYRKRSNVDSKGGDALFSALKENADSEDGLNFRKAKPKAADLQDDAYSVSSRRKSQVGDDTNDRDSVISHAYSEANSRARKGVDSRWGDFDKESTISFTAPSRTSMRVGLSPEDDAKSTVSLGLSSPLGRCRSTSRLGEGRASRAPYNSSPSSPCFGRRAASRSPGSVSRADSRMSLARSCRLSEFDVDLDDSRSVAFTERSAYSPHSSTGRSVSMPPPQARSSVTDDDPVDIKPVSHRNYLDPDLEKAINEVLSFKPIKFKRTSLEDSEGEEGKADDSKSVNGEGVRSTSGLRHSASAVDCFRPSSRSASSCSSRRRSKSKNKGKKKKRSHSSSSDSSDDGRRSSSKKRSKKSKKKSKKRDTSSSSSSSDSESDSESESSSGASTISYRSSSSVKKAPNRKSPDEDEEARPQSEAPPLDKKEEKKRKKKVDSLVMKYLYRPDSD; encoded by the exons ATGGAGAGTGACGACAACGAAGACCTCATCAACAG TCAGGGGGATTCAGACACAGACTCTGAGCTGGAGGATCGTGTGGACGGGGTCAAGTCCTGGTTGTCCAAAAGCAAAGGTTCGGCCAAGAATCTGTCCGACGACGGCAGCCTGAAGAGCTCCAG ATTTGCTGCTAACGTAGATGCAAAAGAAGGGAAAGAATGGAAAGAGGGTAAGGAATGGAAAGAGGCCAATAAAGAAGGCAAAGAGGTAGAGTCCAGCAGGCCCGTGTCGGTTATGAGCTCCCTTAGCTACAGAAAACGCTCCAACGTCGACTCCAAAGGAGGCGACGCTCTCTTCAGCGCCTTGAAAGAAAACGCAGACTCAGAGGACGGACTAAACTTCCGAAAGGCCAAACCCAAAGCCGCGGATCTGCAGGACGACGCCTACTCCGTTAGCTCCAGGAGGAAGTCCCAGGTCGGGGACGATACGAACGACAGGGACTCGGTCATCTCCCACGCCTACTCGGAGGCCAACAGCCGAGCCCGAAAAGGCGTGGACAGCCGCTGGGGCGACTTCGACAAAGAATCCACCATTTCGTTCACCGCCCCGAGCAGGACTTCCATGCGTGTCGGTTTGAGCCCGGAGGACGACGCCAAGTCGACCGTCAGCCTCGGCCTGTCGAGCCCGTTGGGACGCTGCAGAAGCACATCGCGCCTAGGCGAAGGCCGAGCTAGCCGGGCCCCGTACAACAGCAGTCCCAGCAGTCCCTGCTTCGGCAGACGCGCCGCCAGCCGTAGTCCTGGCAGCGTCAGCCGAGCCGACTCCCGCATGTCGCTGGCTCGTAGCTGCCGCCTCAGCGAGTTCGACGTAGATCTTGATGATAGTCGAAGTGTGGCGTTCACCGAAAGGTCCGCCTACAGTCCTCACTCCTCCACTGGGCGCAGTGTCTCCATGCCGCCGCCGCAAGCCAGATCGTCAGTCACAGATGATGATCCGGTAGATATCAAACCTGTCAGTCATCGCAATTACCTGGACCCAGACTTGGAGAAAGCCATCAATGAGGTACTGAGTTTTAAACCGATCAAATTTAAGCGCACAAGCTTGGAAGACTCCGAAGGTGAAGAAGGAAAGGCTGACGATAGCAAGAGCGTGAACGGAGAGGGCGTCCGATCTACCAGCGGCCTTCGACATTCTGCGTCCGCCGTCGACTGCTTTAGACCGTCGTCTCGCAGCGCCAGCAGCTGCAGCAGCCGCCGTCGCAGCAAGAGTAAAAACAAAggcaagaaaaagaagagaagccACAGCTCCAGTTCGGACAGCTCAGACGACGGCCGACGGAGCAGCTCCAAGAAGAGGTCCAAGAAGTCCAAGAAGAAGTCCAAGAAGAGGGACACGTcctcgtcttcttcctcttctgatTCCGAGTCGGACTCCGAGTCGGAGTCCAGTTCCGGCGCCTCCACCATTTCCTATCGCAGTTCCAGCAGCGTGAAGAAGGCCCCGAATCGGAAGAGCCCGGACGAAGACGAGGAGGCGAGGCCTCAGAGCGAAGCCCCGCCCCTCgacaaaaaggaggagaagaagaggaagaagaaggtggacAGTCTGGTGATGAAGTACCTGTACCGGCCGGACAGCGACTGA